The sequence below is a genomic window from Cicer arietinum cultivar CDC Frontier isolate Library 1 chromosome 6, Cicar.CDCFrontier_v2.0, whole genome shotgun sequence.
TGAGTCAATTAAAACTACGTCAATTATTAACTATGCATAGAAATAGGTAGAATGTACGTTCTTGCGAGGCTTTTCACAAGCTAAAAAAGGTCAAGCTTTCTTTCGCAAAGGATGAACTCATTTTCAACTACATCAATTATAAGCTACATACATACCTATTATGTCTCTAAGTCTTATGACCGCTAAATCAATGACTAGGAGATTATTGTTCGTAGCACTTGCTCAAACGCTAGAGGCACATAAAAGGCACCACTGAAGCTACTCCAATCATAGTAGCACATAGGGATGATCCAATAAGGAAAAATGATCAATCCCATATGGGAGGAAGTACCCAAACTGACAATAAAGATGTTCATGAATTGGCTGCAGTTGTTTACTCCAAAAAAACACAGCAGAACACTTAGATGCCACAAAACACAAGATATTGGGCATGTAGATGTAAAACTTAGCTctttatttaaagtaaaatcACCCTAGTTTGACCGAGATTACAACCTTGAAGGTTCTGAAAAATGGCTTCATGAAATAGAAAAGATATTTGGCTTCACCCATTACCGAGAAAACCAAAGGGGCAACATTGGCTTccggaagaaaaagaaagaaaggttATGTGTGATCCTGTTTAGGAGGACATTCTTGGGTAAATACTTTTCAATGTATACTAGAGAGTACACTAAAAAGTTTATATCGTTCTTTAAAGTATTTAGAATTCTAAAAGTTACATCCTAGTGAGGAATAGGGgtgtaaaaaatatcaaatagatTGATGTACAATATACAAAGGTTCATTCTTACTTTACATATCGAGATGCTCAATGAGTTAACCAAACATTTTTTAGAGATCAAAGGGGTTGATAATTAGATGAATTAGTACGGGTTTGGAGGACTAATCCAAAGAGGAAATTTTGGACGAGGCAAATTATCCTCAACCAAGAGGAAGGTCATACCAAATATTTGCACTATATCATAATAAAGCTTTTAAAAAGACTTGCGCTTAAATGCTTTGTTTGTGGATGAGCATATCTGAGGAAGGTTTGTCTTAAGACCTTTTCTCATTGTTGTCACACAAATCACTTTTCCAAAAAATATCTACAAGGAAAACATCACCAAGTGGATCAATATAGGAATATTTGAACAAGGAAAACATCACCAAGTGGATCATAGGAATATTTGAACAATAACAATGCTATAGGAAAAGGCGAAGACCCAATTGCGGATCAATGACCTTATAATAAAAATAGGCCAACAAATGGAAGAGTATTAACGATGAAGGGTGTGGAGTAAAGTTGGAAAAGCAGACAACCTAAATTGCATCACGCTTGCCCATGACAAGTTCAATTTTTTCTAGATGAGTCAAAAATGTCTAAGATAAAAACAGGCTCAAATTTCATTGTCCAAGCCAGACACTTTGTGGGCTATGGTATTTTCGAGTCGGCCCAAATTATACAAAACTTTAACTTTTGACatgataaaaatttgatttgaaatatattgaaaaaaatattaaaataatttgtaactAGTATCAACCCTTTGTTTCATCTCCCTTTTTAAAGTACTACAAAGAGATACTAGTAGAAAAAGAATGTACAACTTGACAACTTGCAATTACTAGCAATAACTACTTGAAATAATAGATTATTTACATAACATTATTGCAATAGACACATTGACTCTTGAAAGCACTATCAATCTCTCCTACTTGCATAGAAGTATAACTGTTGTCATAACAACTTGGAAACATTGTTGATCTCCATATCACTAATAAGGATATCaacaaaaacataataaaaaacgTATaggatttgaaaaatataaaaatggaaTGGGCCTTTATATGTTTTCTTACTAAGGTTTGGGTAATGTGTAATATATTACACTAATGggttttctaaaataaattgtagGCTTATCAAGCCCAAAATTTCTTGTCTGAGCTATATAGTTTGATGAGTTTTTGGAAGCCAGTCCAATGAGCCTTTTGCATTTTGCCGTCTTTAATGTTAAGGCCTCTTGAGTGACAAAATTGAATTAAGGTATGTGACTAGTTGGAGATAATTTCGTAGTTGCATTATTTGATTCAAGTGCAACACAATCATTTATATCTAGGACATGCATTGATTTCTTGAAGTTAGAGTTAGCCGATCTAGATAATAAGTTTACCATTGTGACACCATCTAAGGAGAAAATGATAACTTCTTCTATATGCGTAGATTTCTCCGTAACtctagaaaatataaaattcttgGTAGATCTTGTAGTTCTTTTGCTACAAGACCGAGATATTATCCTCATAATGAATTGATTATCTACAAACAACATAACCTTGAAATGTAAGAAGCAAACATTAATGCTCAAAGAGGAATGCaaagaagatgaaaataaaatccaaaatttcatGACGATATTCTCCAAGTCGAAGAGGAAACTCCAAAGATATTAGAATTTTCAGTTGTGTGTGACATCCTAGAAGTATTTCTTGGTGACGTTCAACAGTTATCGCCAAAAAGAGATGGTGCATTTTTCCATAAATTTGGTGTTGGAGAATGGGCAAATTTCTATATCTCCATATAGGATGTTTCTAGCTAAATTGGTAAAACTAAAGAATCAACTAGATGGCAAAGAATTCATAAGACCAAGCATATCACCATGGGAAACTCTAATCTTATTTGGGAAGAAGATCTAGAATTGACAACTTGATGGACCAACTAAATGGATTGTCTACATTTTCGAAGGTTGATTTGAAGTCAGGCTATCCCCAAAAGGTTACGAAAGATGGTAtcccaaaaaaatattttagatctCGATATGGATATTTTAAGGACTCGGTTATGCCATTTAGAGTGACCAATACTCCAACAATGTTAATGGATTACAATATCACCCAAGAAAGGCCAATGTTGTAACTATTGCTTTGAGTAGGAAGACATTGCATGTGTCTACAGTGATGATGAAGGAACAAGAATTAGTGGTGATGTTTAGAGGTTTAAATTTAGATAGTAGTCTACTCAAGATAAAATATTCTTAGGCACTACAATGGTGTCGAGTGAAATCTTGTAGTTGATCCAAGAGGAACTTTGGATGAgcattttattaacataaatgAAATAGTAGAAGATGGCTGGGGAGGGGGagaaatttataaatgaaatgATGAATACTAACATTTGTTGAAATGATTTATGTTCCATATAAAGATGAGATAAGGAAGATATTACTAGAAAAGGCATAAAAGTAAACTAAGTTTTCACCCAGGAGAGACAAAGATGTATTACGGttttatataattcaaaaacaacaatagTTTTCACTCAAACTTCTTCATGGCTCCACATGAGGAGTTGTATGGACGAAAATTTTGTACACCCTTATATTGGTACAAAATCAAGGGGAATAAGATTATTGGGTCGAAGTTTGTACAATAGACCACGAGATAAGTTAAGTTGATTCAAGATAAGATGAAGATTGTATAAAATAGACAGAAGAGCAACAATGGTAAACATAGGCCATATGTTCATAAGGGTTATTCCTAATATTGGAGTTGGGCAAGCAATTAAAACCAAAAAGTTAACACCACAACTTAAATGACCTTTATAGATTCTATAAAGAATTGGCCCAATAGGCTTCCATGTTAcgttaccaatacatttaattaatattcatcTCGTATTCCACATATCTCAATTAAGAAGATACCACCCAAATCCTTCACTTGTCATCGAACTAGAAACGGGTAAGCTCCGAGGTAACTTGAAATATGAAGACTTACTCGTCAAGATAATGGACCATTAGGTAAAGGAACAATTTATGAAGCAAATATCATTGGTAAGGGTCGTATGGCGCGAAACCATAAGCGGTACGTGGGAATGAGAGGAAGATATAAGGCAACAATAACTTCATCTCTTATACGTACGTCAAATTTTAAggaataaattttctttaaggAGGGTAGATTGTAGTAGCCAATTTTTCATTAACCGAAGTCGAAATGTGTTTAAAATGAACTGTTAAACATTTAAATGGGTCTTAGGTGTATTAGGGTTTGTAGGGTTAGACATGATTCGCTCAACAAATTCAATTTGGCCTAGTTGTATCGTAAGGAATTTCCTCAACAAATTTGAGCAACCCTTCACATGTTAGTAGACTTAGGCAACACACACCACGTGTTAGGTCTGGATTGACTCAAGACACATGGCACTCTTTTATTGGACTAGACACAAGAAACAAATCTTGAAAACATGAGATTTGCTAAACGATTTGTAATTTGCTAAACAATTTTGGGTCAGATTGGTCTATAAATAAAGGGATCCAACTCTTCACTTTTCATTCATTCTACAAGTTCCATTATCTCTCTAAAATTTTCATCCCTCAAAGTCTCTCACTATGTTGTTAGTTTTAGGAAAATTCTAACATTTCGATTCTAGCTGGAGTATGTTTTTGAGCTGTTGAGGTTATGCTCGATTTTGTAGAGGCATTTAGGTTTTTCTTCAAAAGATGTTGAGGTAATttccaattttattttctttactaTCTTAAGATTATTAGGAAGTCAACGTTAtcttccatatatatatatagggagcATATCTAGTGAGAAAACGATATTTTATGTGAGAGTGAGAAAACCAATTATTGATCATTAGATTAAAATGGATGAGTGACTTGTTTCACTCTATCATACTTCTGTCAAGCCATTTTATCTTCTCCTGTGTTTATTCCCCTAAAATTCTTCACTTGGGTTTGAGAGCGAAGTTGCAGCATGCAACCCAAACAAAGGGGTTATAATTTGAATCATTTTCTTCATAACTCCATTTTAAAGGTAAGTAGAACAATTCAAAATATCTTCTTCCTCAATCCAACAAAAACAAACCAACCATGATTTTCAAATAAGCAAGTTCATCACCCTAGTCACTCCCACTTTATCCTCCATAAGAGAATCGAATTCTCACCAAATTAACGATTTTTGCCAGAGAAACTTAAATAGTGGTAGTTGGGTGAAAATGAAAATCTCAACATTCAAATATAGAAATATGTGACATAGCTAATGCAACTACACTCATCGGCACATAACTCCGGGAGTAAGGTGAACAAAAATAGTGTtaactattaataaataaataaataaataaataaataaaacagttGTTGATTAGATGGAAAAATGGTCACGTGAGTGACATAACATATAATTTAATCTCACTCATCCATTTTTATCTAAATGCTGTAAAAAGATCATTTGACTCTCATATAAGTAAAACTTTCTCACTAGATATGGTTTCTCTCTAAGGGAACATATCAAAGAAATGAGTTTTACAATAAGAGAGTGAAAGAGTTAAATCATGATTATACATATATAGTCATGATTAAGAATTATTTAAGTGACACACGATCATTTAAAAAAGTCACatgacttttttttctttctaatcaTGATCATCCATGTATGATTTGTGTGGTCAAAATTTAACTCACACAATCTCATTGTAAAACTAATCTCATTTGATATGCTCCACTATCTCTAGATATAGATATACaagacatatatataataaaaattatatttttatgtgagAATGAGAAGAATTGATATTAGCCATTGGATTAAATTTCACGACTAAgattaaaagatcaaattaaaatatcatgtgcctgctttttttcttctgtttccTCACTCATTGATTCACGCACTCGGTTTATTTATGTAAAAACAAGCTTAGAAAAACGAAGACAAAATCTTCACCTTGAAGATGAGAAATTGCcaaatctttctttttctttttttctatgTTTCTTTTCCTTATGTGTGAAATTTTCTGAgtaattgttgtttttgtttttgtgtggACTTTTTGGGTATCAATGTGTGAAACTTTTGAGTGATTGTTTTCTTCTTtcgtaattttttttccttctaattaTGGGATTAACTTTGACGTGCTTGTTCATATTTAGATTACAATAGAATAAGACCCAAAGACAAAAGGGAAACAACAATACTTTTTCAAATTGTTCATTCTTAGTTACAATTAAATGTTAAATTGATATTCTAATCAAATTAATCCCACTTCAACTAGTTAATCGACTTATATTTGCAAGCTAGAAGCATCAAACTGAAAAGAGCAAGCTGGGTGgcagaagaagatgaaaaatctTTCTAATACTTAGGGAGTAAATTGACCAAAAAGTGAGGCacatgatatttttaaaaactcttttaaTCTCAGCACTAAAACTTAATCCAAAGAGTTAATAATAATTCCTCTCATTCTCTACATATTTATAACATAATCAAGAATAATTGGTTAGGTTTCACCGATAAAATAACGAGGTGTTTCAAATTAAGTTACGATTTAAACCTTTTGATCAGTTGAAATAACATATTTATCCTCAATTTAGACCTCCTTTAGAAATAAGGATGGATGAGTTTTCCTTTAATACATGTATTTACattctttaattaaaatgttaacacAGTTAAGTTGTTGATGTAGACACTGATATATCAcatgtttaattaatatatagagATTAAAGTGATATATAggccaaatttttttttcaattaaatataaaaatatagaaactcaatttttttcttcatcatcatctttgttaaaaactaaaacaaattatACTTTGTAGATTTAAGAActtataaactaaaaaatttctttaaataaatgatcaatgtaattgagtttttaaaaaattcaagaatCTATATGATGACTTCttacattttcattttcagATTAAAACGatgatttatctatttttatagaTAGTGGCGTAATGTCGGTTAATTCGAACTTTACTTCAGTTTTGTTTAGCTTATTTCCCTTTATTATGAGTTGAATAAAGTCAAGAGTTAAGACTCGTGATATTTTTTCTGACATACATTAGCATATGATGACACAACGTTAATTGCTACTCTCTTTATCACATCATATGTTCATCATtataaaccaaaaattaaattacttttctcattctttttattctcattcatatatatatatataaatttcaaaaacaaataaaaaaatattcagcTAGCTGATGACAACTTGGCTCGGTCGTTTGTTTTCTTCATAGATTCCGGAGTGTGTCTGTGTTGTTGTTGGACACAGAGAAATAGACAgagacagagagagagagacagaaaaaaaaatcgtttgttcattttcttttgtttgagATCTGAAAGAATcccaaaaaacataacaaaaagaagaaaacaaaatcagGTGAGTGAAAGTGTTTGATTGATGGAACTTGTTTACCAAACAGTGATGATTCCAATTTGATACTCTCTTCACCCATCTAAGCCATCTTTCATTTCAGAttctttcaaagaaaaaaaaaaaaaaaccttttcttttctattGAGTAAACCACAAGAAAACCAACACAAATTTCTTTTACTACTACTAATACCCTTTACTCTTCACTTCACTATCTTTTACTTAAGTTTCTAATTCtagaagaaattttattaaagttagTAACTTTCTTTGTTGGGGTTGAAGATTCAATTTGTTGAAACAAGAGAAAAGCAAAAAACACATTTGGGTTGTTTTAGAATTGAACAAGGTGTTTCAATGAAGGAAAGTGAGAAAGGGTATTTGGATCCACAACTATGGCATGCTTGTGCAGGTGGAATGGTTCAGATACCTCAAGTGAACTCCAAAGTTTTCTACTTTCCACAAGGTCATGCTGAACATGCCAACACAAACATTGATCTGAGGGTTTCAATTTCATCACTCATACTTTGCAAAGTTGTTGCTGTTAAATTCATGGCTGACCCAGAAACAGATGAAGTATTTGCTATCATAAAGCTTCTTCCTTTAAGAAATTCAGAGCTTGTTTATGATGAAGAAAGTGGTGTTGGTGGTTTGGAAAATTCTGAAAAGCCTGCATCTTTTGCaaagactttgactcaatctGATGCAAACAATGGTGGAGGTTTTTCTGTTCCAAGATACTGTGCTGAAACAATCTTTCCAAGGTTGGATTACTCGGCTGAACCACCTGTTCAGACAGTCGTGGCGAAGGATGTTCATGGCGAGTTTTGGAAGTTTAGGCATATATATAGAGGTACACCACGTAGGCACTTGCTTACAACTGGGTGGAGTAGTTTTGTGAACCAGAAGAAGCTTGTTGCTGGTGATTCTGTTGTGTTTCTGAGGGCTGAGAATGGCGAATTGTGTGTCGGAATTCGAAGGGCGAAAAAGGGAATTGGTTCTGGTTTTGAAGGTTCATCTTGTGGTGGTTGGACTTCAGGTTGTTCTAACAACGGAAACTGTGGAATTGGACCTTTTGGggcattttcttttttcttgagAGAGGAGAATAAGACATTGAGAAATGGTTTTGTTGGTGTTGATAATGATTTGAGTGGAAGAGTTAGAGTGAGGCCTGAAGATGTTATGGAAGCTATGAAATTGGCTTCTAATAACCAACCATTTGAAGTTGTTTACTATCCAAGAGCAAGCACTCCTGAGTTTTGTGTTAAGGCTTCAGCTGTTAGAGCTGCTATGAGGATTCAATGGTGTTCTGGGATGAGGTTCAAGATGCCCTTTGAAACTGAGGACTCTTCTAGGATTAGTTGGTTCATGGGAACTATTGCTTCTGTTCAAGTTGTTGATCCTATTCGCTGGCCTAATTCGCCCTGGCGCCTTCTTCAGGTATTgtttttttggttattttggaGGAATTTATTGCACACATCTTTACATAAGAGACTCAATTTTAGGCTTCTTTGGAAATCTATATTTGATTTGCCAATGTTCAGTTTTATTATCATCTCTGGTGTTTGTGGCTATGTAATGTAAATCTCCGTAAAAACAAGTTGATTGAGCTGAAACAATAGCTATTATAATTCTTCATTTACTTTGTACTAATTCAATGAAGTTGTTAAGCTGCGAGATTTTAAATCACAGTCGCATTGCAAGCCTTGATTTTATGGAGAATCACTGTCAAATGAGGTTAACATGTCTCAATTGTGATAGCAAAGAAACTAAAATCCTTGATAGTATAGCCCTTATTGCGGTTGTtgacttttttttaaagcctgCGGGATTCTTGTTGTTTTGAGGATGAAATCATTGATGTTAGCAGGGAGAATTTTTATGTATGCTTGATTTGATTGAGTTCATATCTtagttcaaaatcaatttacCTTTGTTCAGAAATTATTATGTCATGCattattgattatgaatttcTCGGTTATCCTTACTACAGGTAACATGGGACGAGCCAGATTTACTACAAAATGTGAAGCGTGTTAGCCCGTGGTTGGTTGAATTGGTATCAAACATACCAGTCATTCATTTCACACCTTTCACTCCACCGAGGAAGAAGCTTCGGATTCCGCAACATCCGGACTTCCCCCTCGACGTTCAATTTCCATCACCGACGTTTTCAGGCAACCAGCTCGGGCTAAACATCCCCTTGAGTGGTTTATCTGATAATGCTCCTGCAAGTATACAGGGAGCCAGGCATGCTCAATTTGGAGGAGGAATATCTCTTTCGGATTTCAACCTTAACAATAAACTACAATTAGGGTCGTTCCATACTAATATGCACCATCTTGATATGCATAATAGGATTTCAAATGACAACAATATGATCAACAATGATAACAACAAAGAAAGCTTATCATGCTTGTTGACCATAGGGAAAAAACCTGATAAGAGTTTGGAGAAATCTCAATCTGATGATGTTGTCGTTGTTAAGAAACATCAGTTTTGTCTTTTTGGTCAACCGATACTCACCGAGCAACAAATTTCTAGAAACTGTTCTAAAGATTTATTGTCtcataatgaaaaaaattcagTAGATGAGAATAAGCACAAAGAGAAGTGCTTTTTTGATGTATTTTCCCCAGGTAAAACTTCTGCTGCTGCTGAGTTTAGTTGGCAACTTGGCTTGGATATTGGTCATTGCAAGGTTTTCTTGGAGTCAGAAGATGTTGGAAGGACCCTTGATTTATCACTTCTTGGTTCTTATGAAGAGCTCTATAAGAAACTTGCCAACATGTTTGATTTAGAAAAATCTGAGATGTTGAATCATGTGTTCTACCGTGATGCAACAGGTGCTGTTAAACAAACCGGAGAAGAACCCTTCAGGTATTGctcttgtttttttctttcaattttctcCTTTTTACCATGACTTTGAATTTGGATTGTCTGCGATCACACAGTCGGTCTATCAGTATCTGTTGGATTGAGATTGTGCGGAGATTATGAACCATCTGATCTCGATTCAGCAGTCACCAATATGCTGACAGTGTGAATGTGTGAAATTGGTGACCGCAGGCAATGCAAATCCGACTTCCTTCATATGCATGTTACAGTCCTAGCCTTGTATTAACCAAAAAAATTCATAGTCTTGTTTTTGTGGGGGGTTTTGTGATCTCAATCACATTGCAGTGACTTTATGAAGACAGCAAAAAGGTTGACTATTCTGACAGATTCTGGGAGCAAAAATGTTAGAGGGTAAGTGAAATTGAGCTCAATATGACATAGTGTAAAACGTTTCTACAATGTTAACCAATCACAACTGTTAGATGATTGGTAATGTTTTACTGATGCCATAACTATTTATAAAGTCACGCATATGATTGGTCATAATTTACCaattatataaaactttttactgTCCATGcatgaaaattaaattcttagGACTAAAACGGATTTCttactttaaaaatttaatttaatatatatactatCAATGTTATTTATACtgtcaatcaatcacaataatTAGATTATTAATGATGTTTGACTTTTGTTATAACTACTTATGAAGTCACCCAcatgattaaattataatttacagactctataaaaaaaaattcaacgaCAATCCATACAAATTaagttgttaaaaattatttatgattttcatatattttaaagactaaattgagGATTTACTTCCAATTTAATATTGAAAGTTTAATTCTTATAATCATCCCAGAATTATTTTGTGTgacatttatttcaaaatctgTTTTGCAGGGCATGGATTACAGGAACTCTCAAAAGTGAACATGGATTGGATGCATCAAACAAAACAGGTCCTCTAAGCATATTTGCTTAATATGGTGTAACATTTGAGATATTGTTATTATAATCTATAAAACTAAAGGacacttttaaatattaattacctCTGAAAAATCTGAATGTGAACAGAATTCTTTAGAGGTTAATGTTTGTACCAAAAAAAGGAAGATTCTCTTATCAACAAGGATGgtattgttatgtttttttaagtGTAGAAATAATGATATGCATATATCATGGTCAACTATTATTGTAATATGTTAACGAAGGTTTGGACCCCACATTTGgtgatttattctttttttccttAGTGCACTTACATGCTGTCTGCGTGTTTCCACGTCACTTGCTCTAAATCTAATGCACGAAACTTATCTTTGAGATTCATCTTTTTCCTCCATTTCTTTCCATGgaagtaaataaaaattttggTCTTGGaaactcaaaatatatttttagaaagtaTTTATCAAAACTAATAAAAGACTTATATATTATCTATTATTACAATTCTAGAtagaaattatataaaaaaagaaaaaaaaatatattgaagtaCGAGAGAATTGTTCTAGTACATTGAATAATATataagatttatatatttaatgacTAACAACTAGTtagtataattaaatatattaattaattactgtTCTTAACTtgtataactaattaattaatatgtttaatatttataatatgttttttgcCAAATTTAGTTTagagaaatttgaaaataaaccgcaatatatcatatttaaaaaatgtcagTTTATAGAAATAGATATTAAttgttatctttattttttatgattaagaTATAGACTTAAATGTTATCTCGATAAAAATAAGggaaactaaatatatatatctctTATTAGATAGATATTAATCATGTGATTGTCTTATTTATAAAGATGATAAAGATCATGAACTATTATTACtgttgaaaaatattatcaattgttattataatttctaataatttttaaatattaactaTACAATGAATCTTTTTAGAATGCTTAAATTattaatcacaattatgaagagTATGAAAGATGTACAAATTACGTTATAGTAATATTTTGCGACATTGAATTAATGTTGTCCGCACAATAACATTGTACATGGCTTGTCTAACACTTTTCCTTCTATCTCCATATATCCATTAATGTTATTGAAAATGAGCGCGATATTAAGAGTATTGTTGAGTTTAAGTTTGAGTGGTTTGactaaaaatgaactaaatatcaTCTTGAATACATGAGAGTGACAACTCATATATTTAATGTCTTCAAATTTAGGGTAAAAATACGGTGTCAAAATTGTTGAGTTCAAATGTGTGTGGTTAAGTTTCACATTGattaaaaatgaactaaatgttagaTATATAAGAGAGTTGATCTATATAATTAATGTCTAAAGATTGAACTTTGTGAACTTTGTGATCTTAGAGCATTTACTATATTGTTGTTCTCCCAAGCATTTGGCTCGCTGATAGTAGCATCAAGAAGTACATAGAGTTTAATGTAAGATAAAACTAGATTATGGCTCGCGCgctgcgcggatattaattaattaattaattttataagttttataagtaatattttatgtattataaatatagttatcttataatattattttattgatttgtaataattgaatatgattaggaaaattaaaatgaagaaaaatcatgtttatcacaatcatctaatttaatttttaaaatattttgtaaaattcgtataataacttattatataggataattgtttgactcactgtaatttgattgttaatttatttttcaatatataatggtatttgtatttatttgacgaaataaaatgtaaaatacaattccaaaaataagatgtaaaaatttataaatatgatttactattttttattttaaaaaaatgttaatgttgaattatattgtagcgtagtctaaatttatttgttttattattatgatgttttaattgctgggatgagaagttgttgtaaaaaaatgaatttaattcattaaaagtttgtaaaaaaaataaaNNNNNNNNNNNNNNNNNNNNNNNNNNNNNNNNNNNNNNNNNNNNNNNNNNNNNNNNNNNNNNNNNNNNNNNNNNNNNNNNNNNNNNNNNNNNNNNNNNNNNNNNNNNNNNNNNNNNNNNNNNNNNNNNNNNNNNNNNNNNNNNNNNNNNNNNNNNNNNNNNNNNNNNNNNNNNNNNNNNNNNNNNNNNNNNNNNNNNNNNNNNNNNNNNNNNNNNNNNNNNNNNNNNNNNNNNNNNNNNNNNNNNNNNNNNNNNNNNNNNNNNNNNNNNNNNNNNNNNNNNNNNNNNNNNNNNNNNNNNNNNNNNNNNNNNNNNNNNNNNNNNNNNNNNNNNNNNNNNNNNNNNNNNNNNNNNNNNNNNNNNNNNNNNNNNNNNNNNNNNNNNNNNNNNNNNNNNNNNNNNNNNNNNNNNNNNNNNNNNNNNNNNNNNNNNNNNNNNNNNNNNNNNNNNNNNNNNNNNNNNNNNNNNNNNNNNNNNNNNNNNNNNNNNNNNNNNNNNNNNNNNNNNNNNNNNNNNNNNNNNNNNNNNNNNNNNNNNNNNNNNNNNNNNNNNNNNNNNNNNNNNNNNNNNNNNNtggtatttgtatttatttgatgaaataaagggtaaaatacaa
It includes:
- the ARF18 gene encoding auxin response factor 18 isoform X2, whose translation is MKESEKGYLDPQLWHACAGGMVQIPQVNSKVFYFPQGHAEHANTNIDLRVSISSLILCKVVAVKFMADPETDEVFAIIKLLPLRNSELVYDEESGVGGLENSEKPASFAKTLTQSDANNGGGFSVPRYCAETIFPRLDYSAEPPVQTVVAKDVHGEFWKFRHIYRGTPRRHLLTTGWSSFVNQKKLVAGDSVVFLRAENGELCVGIRRAKKGIGSGFEGSSCGGWTSGCSNNGNCGIGPFGAFSFFLREENKTLRNGFVGVDNDLSGRVRVRPEDVMEAMKLASNNQPFEVVYYPRASTPEFCVKASAVRAAMRIQWCSGMRFKMPFETEDSSRISWFMGTIASVQVVDPIRWPNSPWRLLQVTWDEPDLLQNVKRVSPWLVELVSNIPVIHFTPFTPPRKKLRIPQHPDFPLDVQFPSPTFSGNQLGLNIPLSGLSDNAPASIQGARHAQFGGGISLSDFNLNNKLQLGSFHTNMHHLDMHNRISNDNNMINNDNNKESLSCLLTIGKKPDKSLEKSQSDDVVVVKKHQFCLFGQPILTEQQISRNCSKDLLSHNEKNSVDENKHKEKCFFDVFSPGKTSAAAEFSWQLGLDIGHCKVFLESEDVGRTLDLSLLGSYEELYKKLANMFDLEKSEMLNHVFYRDATGAVKQTGEEPFSLVFVGGFVISITLQ
- the ARF18 gene encoding auxin response factor 10 isoform X1, which codes for MKESEKGYLDPQLWHACAGGMVQIPQVNSKVFYFPQGHAEHANTNIDLRVSISSLILCKVVAVKFMADPETDEVFAIIKLLPLRNSELVYDEESGVGGLENSEKPASFAKTLTQSDANNGGGFSVPRYCAETIFPRLDYSAEPPVQTVVAKDVHGEFWKFRHIYRGTPRRHLLTTGWSSFVNQKKLVAGDSVVFLRAENGELCVGIRRAKKGIGSGFEGSSCGGWTSGCSNNGNCGIGPFGAFSFFLREENKTLRNGFVGVDNDLSGRVRVRPEDVMEAMKLASNNQPFEVVYYPRASTPEFCVKASAVRAAMRIQWCSGMRFKMPFETEDSSRISWFMGTIASVQVVDPIRWPNSPWRLLQVTWDEPDLLQNVKRVSPWLVELVSNIPVIHFTPFTPPRKKLRIPQHPDFPLDVQFPSPTFSGNQLGLNIPLSGLSDNAPASIQGARHAQFGGGISLSDFNLNNKLQLGSFHTNMHHLDMHNRISNDNNMINNDNNKESLSCLLTIGKKPDKSLEKSQSDDVVVVKKHQFCLFGQPILTEQQISRNCSKDLLSHNEKNSVDENKHKEKCFFDVFSPGKTSAAAEFSWQLGLDIGHCKVFLESEDVGRTLDLSLLGSYEELYKKLANMFDLEKSEMLNHVFYRDATGAVKQTGEEPFSDFMKTAKRLTILTDSGSKNVRGAWITGTLKSEHGLDASNKTGPLSIFA